In Candidatus Tectomicrobia bacterium, a single window of DNA contains:
- the secF gene encoding protein translocase subunit SecF: MEFFRPGLNFDFVGKRKMFMGVSAAAILLSFVLLATRGLNYGIDFVGGTIVQVAFKEKKPIGDIRGAVSALNLGDALIQEFGSDREFLIRVKEFRSDVEGVDKRIAGALEKSFGKGSLEIRRTESVGPQVGEDLKRKAMSSLIFACIGILIYVGLRFRFVPAAASIVALLHDVIITMGILSLTGKEFNLPIVAAVLTIIGYSINDTIVIFDRIRENTRLSRRSELGEVINSSINQTLSRTILTGGTTLLTLLAFFFLGGEVIADFSFILIVGIIIGTYSSIYVASPILVAFPGYSGGAAAPRRSKKAAARA; encoded by the coding sequence ATGGAATTCTTCCGGCCCGGCTTGAATTTCGACTTCGTAGGCAAGCGGAAGATGTTCATGGGTGTCTCCGCCGCCGCGATCCTTCTCTCCTTCGTTCTCCTCGCGACGCGGGGGCTGAACTACGGCATCGACTTCGTGGGAGGGACCATCGTCCAGGTGGCCTTCAAGGAGAAGAAGCCCATCGGCGACATCCGTGGGGCGGTTTCGGCCCTGAACCTGGGCGACGCCCTCATCCAGGAGTTCGGCTCGGATCGCGAATTCCTGATCCGGGTGAAGGAGTTCCGCAGCGACGTGGAGGGCGTGGACAAGCGGATCGCGGGAGCGTTGGAAAAATCCTTCGGAAAAGGTTCCTTGGAGATTCGGCGCACGGAGTCGGTGGGGCCCCAGGTGGGGGAGGACCTGAAGCGGAAGGCGATGAGCAGCCTTATTTTCGCCTGTATCGGCATTCTGATTTATGTGGGGCTGCGCTTCCGGTTCGTGCCGGCGGCGGCCTCCATCGTCGCCCTTCTCCATGACGTTATCATCACGATGGGGATCCTGTCCCTGACCGGCAAGGAATTCAACCTCCCCATTGTGGCCGCCGTGCTCACCATCATCGGCTACTCCATCAACGACACCATCGTCATCTTCGACCGCATCCGGGAGAACACGCGCCTCTCGCGGCGCTCGGAACTGGGCGAGGTAATCAACTCATCCATCAACCAGACTCTCTCCCGCACCATTCTCACCGGCGGCACCACGCTGCTCACGCTTCTGGCCTTTTTCTTTCTAGGCGGGGAGGTGATCGCGGACTTCTCCTTTATCCTGATTGTGGGAATCATCATTGGGACCTATTCCTCCATCTACGTCGCCAGCCCCATCCTCGTGGCCTTCCCCGGCTACTCGGGGGGCGCCGCAGCGCCCAGGCGCAGCAAGAAGGCCGCCGCCCGGGCGTAA
- a CDS encoding argininosuccinate synthase, with protein MAAKPQKVVLAYSGGLDTSVMLKWIKETYRCPVVAYAADVGQGTGELEGLEKKALATGADECHVLDLREEFARDFVFPMLRAGAVYEGSYLLGTSIARPIIAKGQMEVVRKTGADAVAHGATGKGNDQVRFEMGYAAFDPSITVIAPWRTWDFGGRSELVAYAQRHGIPVPVTAAKPYSMDRNLLHISFEGGILEDPWAEPPADMFVLTVSPEKAPDKPAYVEVGFENGDAVSLDGERLAPVALMERLNALAGSHGVGRVDLVENRFVGMKSRGVYETPAGTVLHAARRGVESLTLDREVLHLRDSLIPQYARLVYNGFWFSPEREFIQAAVDEAARSVWGTARVKLFKGTCQVVGRRAPKEKNLYRPDLATFEADSVYAQKDADGFIRLNALRLKVRAQRGN; from the coding sequence ATGGCCGCTAAGCCGCAAAAGGTGGTGCTCGCCTACTCCGGCGGGCTCGACACCTCGGTCATGCTGAAGTGGATCAAGGAGACCTACCGCTGCCCGGTCGTGGCCTACGCGGCGGACGTGGGCCAGGGAACGGGGGAGCTTGAGGGCCTCGAGAAGAAGGCGCTGGCGACGGGGGCGGACGAATGCCACGTCCTGGACCTCCGCGAAGAGTTCGCCCGGGACTTCGTCTTCCCCATGCTCCGGGCGGGGGCCGTGTACGAAGGCTCCTATCTCCTGGGTACCTCGATCGCCCGGCCCATCATCGCCAAGGGGCAGATGGAGGTGGTGCGCAAGACGGGGGCCGACGCCGTGGCCCACGGCGCGACGGGCAAGGGCAACGACCAGGTGCGCTTCGAGATGGGCTACGCGGCCTTCGACCCCTCGATCACCGTCATCGCCCCCTGGCGCACGTGGGACTTCGGCGGACGCTCCGAGCTCGTCGCCTATGCCCAGCGGCACGGCATTCCGGTGCCCGTCACGGCGGCGAAGCCCTACTCGATGGATCGCAACCTCCTCCACATCAGCTTCGAGGGAGGCATCCTGGAGGATCCCTGGGCCGAGCCTCCGGCGGACATGTTCGTCCTCACCGTCTCCCCCGAGAAGGCGCCGGACAAGCCCGCCTACGTGGAAGTCGGCTTCGAGAACGGCGACGCGGTTTCGCTGGACGGCGAGCGGCTCGCTCCGGTGGCCCTCATGGAGCGCCTGAATGCCTTGGCCGGGAGCCACGGCGTGGGCCGGGTGGACTTGGTCGAGAACCGTTTCGTCGGGATGAAGAGCCGGGGGGTGTACGAAACCCCGGCCGGCACCGTCCTCCACGCCGCCCGGCGCGGGGTCGAGTCCCTGACCCTCGACCGCGAGGTGCTCCACCTGCGGGACTCGCTCATTCCCCAGTATGCGCGGCTCGTCTACAACGGTTTCTGGTTCTCGCCCGAGCGGGAGTTCATCCAGGCGGCCGTGGACGAGGCGGCCCGCTCGGTCTGGGGCACCGCCCGGGTGAAGCTCTTCAAGGGGACCTGCCAAGTGGTGGGGAGGAGAGCCCCCAAGGAGAAGAACCTCTACCGGCCCGACCTCGCCACCTTCGAGGCCGACTCGGTCTACGCGCAAAAGGACGCCGATGGCTTCATCCGCCTGAACGCCCTCCGGCTCAAGGTCCGGGCCCAGCGGGGGAACTAA
- the argF gene encoding ornithine carbamoyltransferase has translation MKDYLDGTELSAEKTRELLREALDRKRRGRSARSASLAGKTLALLFEKHSTRTRVSFEAGVAQLGGRTIFLSPQDTQLARGETPADSARVLSEYVDGIVVRTFGHERVEEIARHASVPVINGLTDLHHPCQALADFLTLLERFGRLEGLKLAYLGDGNNVAHSLLLVGALIGVRVSVACPPELQPDAGVVARARELAAASGAIIQITNEIQAACGGAHALYTDVWTSMGQEGEEALRHELLTPYRVHGETFHWADKDAVFMHCLPAHRGEEVSAEVIDGPRSVVFQQAGNRLHAQKILLEVLLGGNDGR, from the coding sequence ATGAAGGACTACCTGGACGGCACCGAGCTCTCGGCCGAGAAGACGCGCGAGCTCCTGCGGGAGGCCCTCGACCGCAAGCGCCGGGGACGCTCCGCCCGGTCCGCTTCCCTGGCGGGGAAGACCCTGGCCCTGCTGTTCGAGAAGCATTCGACGCGCACGCGCGTCTCCTTCGAGGCGGGCGTGGCCCAGCTCGGCGGGAGGACCATCTTCCTCTCCCCGCAGGACACTCAGCTCGCCCGGGGCGAGACGCCCGCGGACAGCGCCCGCGTGCTAAGCGAGTACGTGGACGGGATCGTCGTCCGCACCTTCGGCCACGAGCGGGTGGAGGAGATCGCCCGCCACGCCTCGGTTCCGGTCATCAACGGATTGACGGACCTGCACCATCCCTGCCAGGCGCTGGCGGACTTCCTCACCCTCCTCGAGCGCTTCGGGCGCCTGGAGGGCCTCAAGCTCGCCTACCTGGGGGACGGGAACAATGTGGCCCACTCCCTCCTCCTCGTGGGCGCGTTGATTGGGGTGAGGGTGAGCGTCGCCTGCCCGCCCGAGCTTCAGCCCGATGCGGGGGTCGTGGCCCGGGCGCGGGAACTTGCGGCGGCCTCGGGCGCCATCATCCAGATAACGAACGAGATCCAGGCGGCGTGCGGGGGCGCTCACGCTCTTTACACCGACGTCTGGACCTCCATGGGCCAGGAGGGCGAGGAAGCCCTCCGCCACGAGCTGCTCACGCCCTACCGCGTGCACGGCGAGACTTTCCATTGGGCGGACAAGGACGCCGTCTTCATGCATTGCCTCCCGGCCCACCGGGGGGAAGAAGTCTCGGCCGAGGTCATCGACGGGCCGCGCAGCGTGGTGTTCCAGCAGGCGGGGAACCGCCTCCACGCGCAGAAGATCCTTCTGGAAGTCCTTCTCGGGGGAAATGATGGCCGCTAA
- a CDS encoding aspartate aminotransferase family protein, whose translation MSNAALVSLAAQHVAPTYGRYPVALVRGQGCRVWDADGKEYLDFVSGLAVCNLGHCHPAVVAALREQAGRLLHVSNLYHIEPQIRLAERLTQNSFGHKVFFCNSGTEAVEAAIKLARKYSHKKHGEGRHEILSFQASFHGRTFASMTATGQEKFHKGYHPLVPGFRYLPFGDIESVAAAVSEKTCAILVEPIQGEGGVNVPPEGFLQGLRDICDANDLLLLFDEVQVGMGRTGKLWAHEHYGVAPDAMSLAKGLAGGTAIGALVASDKAMAFEPGDHAATFGGNPLATAAGCAAMDATLAPGFLGRVEEVSNHALKRLRELASRHPIVKDVRGKGLLLGMEVDRDAASIVTKGLAAGFLLNVAVGKVIRLIPPLVVEPAMIDRLADFLDGALKDLAA comes from the coding sequence ATGTCCAACGCCGCGCTCGTCTCGCTCGCCGCCCAGCACGTGGCCCCCACCTACGGCCGCTACCCGGTGGCGCTGGTACGCGGGCAGGGCTGCCGCGTGTGGGATGCGGACGGGAAGGAGTACCTCGACTTCGTCTCGGGGCTGGCGGTGTGCAACCTGGGCCATTGCCATCCGGCGGTGGTGGCGGCGCTTCGGGAGCAGGCGGGCAGGCTCCTCCACGTGTCGAACCTCTACCACATCGAGCCGCAGATCCGCCTGGCCGAGCGCCTCACCCAGAACTCCTTCGGCCACAAGGTCTTTTTCTGCAACAGCGGCACCGAGGCCGTCGAGGCCGCGATCAAGCTGGCGCGCAAGTACTCCCACAAGAAGCACGGGGAGGGGCGGCACGAGATCCTGAGCTTCCAGGCGAGCTTCCACGGCCGGACCTTCGCCTCCATGACGGCGACGGGCCAGGAAAAGTTCCACAAGGGCTACCATCCTCTCGTGCCCGGCTTCCGCTATCTCCCCTTCGGGGATATCGAATCGGTGGCGGCCGCGGTGAGCGAGAAGACCTGCGCCATCCTGGTCGAGCCCATCCAAGGCGAGGGAGGGGTCAACGTCCCCCCCGAGGGCTTCCTCCAGGGGCTCCGGGACATCTGCGACGCCAACGACCTCCTGCTTCTCTTCGACGAGGTCCAGGTGGGGATGGGCCGCACCGGGAAGCTCTGGGCGCACGAGCACTACGGCGTGGCGCCCGACGCCATGAGCCTGGCCAAGGGCCTGGCCGGCGGCACCGCCATCGGCGCCCTGGTGGCGAGCGACAAGGCCATGGCCTTCGAGCCGGGGGACCACGCGGCCACCTTCGGGGGCAACCCGCTGGCCACGGCGGCGGGCTGCGCGGCCATGGATGCCACCCTGGCCCCGGGCTTCCTCGGGCGGGTGGAGGAGGTGTCGAATCACGCCCTGAAGCGCCTCCGGGAGCTGGCCTCGCGCCATCCCATCGTGAAGGACGTTCGCGGGAAGGGACTCCTCCTGGGAATGGAGGTGGACCGGGACGCGGCATCCATCGTGACGAAGGGCCTGGCGGCCGGCTTCCTCCTGAACGTGGCGGTGGGAAAAGTGATCCGGCTCATCCCGCCCCTGGTGGTGGAGCCCGCGATGATCGACAGGCTGGCGGACTTCCTGGACGGCGCGCTGAAGGACCTTGCGGCGTGA
- the argB gene encoding acetylglutamate kinase, with translation MDARERAATLVEALPYIQRFSGKTVVIKYGGAAQVEKGLQSPFAQDVVLLKYVGINVVVVHGGGPQIGDLLKKIGKATEFIEGLRVTDEETVGVVEMVLSGSTNKGIVRLINRHGGAAVGLSGSDAGLTRARKLTLSRKTAEGADEIVDLGHVGEVVRVEPGIIHHLTRAHYIPVIAPLGVDDDGNVYNINADSAAGAIAGALAAEKFILLTDVPGIQDKKGNLISTLKAPDAQRLREEGVIQGGMIPKVEACLEALASGVKKAHIVDGRVPHAVLLEVFTDEGVGTQIVR, from the coding sequence ATGGACGCGAGAGAACGGGCGGCCACCCTGGTCGAGGCGCTTCCCTACATCCAGCGCTTCTCGGGGAAGACCGTGGTGATCAAGTACGGCGGGGCCGCTCAGGTGGAGAAGGGCCTGCAGTCGCCCTTCGCCCAGGACGTGGTGCTGCTCAAGTACGTGGGCATCAACGTCGTGGTCGTCCACGGGGGCGGGCCCCAGATCGGGGATCTCCTCAAGAAGATCGGCAAGGCGACCGAGTTCATCGAGGGCCTCCGGGTCACGGACGAAGAAACCGTCGGGGTGGTGGAGATGGTGCTCTCGGGCTCGACCAATAAGGGCATCGTCCGGCTCATCAACCGCCACGGAGGGGCCGCGGTGGGCCTCTCCGGATCGGACGCCGGGCTGACGCGCGCGCGGAAGCTCACCTTGAGCCGCAAGACCGCCGAGGGCGCGGACGAGATCGTCGACCTCGGCCATGTGGGCGAGGTGGTGAGGGTCGAGCCCGGCATCATCCACCACCTCACCCGGGCGCACTACATCCCGGTGATCGCCCCGCTGGGGGTGGACGACGACGGGAACGTCTACAACATCAACGCCGACTCCGCCGCCGGGGCCATCGCCGGCGCCCTGGCCGCGGAGAAGTTCATTCTCCTGACCGACGTCCCCGGAATTCAGGACAAGAAGGGAAACCTCATCAGCACCCTGAAGGCTCCCGACGCGCAGCGGCTGCGGGAAGAGGGCGTCATCCAGGGCGGCATGATCCCCAAGGTGGAGGCCTGCCTGGAAGCCCTGGCCTCCGGCGTGAAGAAGGCCCATATCGTGGACGGCCGAGTCCCCCACGCCGTCCTCCTGGAAGTGTTCACCGACGAAGGGGTGGGCACCCAGATCGTTCGCTGA
- the hslU gene encoding ATP-dependent protease ATPase subunit HslU, which translates to MEQLIPARIVEELDRYVIGQAEAKRAVAIALRNRWRRQQLPPEIGEDIAPKNIIMIGPTGVGKTEIARRLARLAKSPFIKVEASKFTEVGYVGRDVESIIRDLVELARNMVREEMREVNRVRAENLAEERLLDLLLPRPPGFAAIDERGQPRDPLGEESYKRTREKFRSLLEEGRLDDREVEMQVSDKGPEIQFLGGPDLEQMGLNIKEIMGGLFPPRNRTRRMRVPEAFKLLCQEEADKLIDPDKANSEAIHRTEQSGIVFLDEIDKIATSGGGRHGPDVSREGVQRDLLPIVEGSTVQTKHGPVKTDHILFIAAGAFHMAKPSDLLPELQGRFPIRVELKPLGREDFVRILKEPENALVRQYPALLATEGVKISFTDDAIQEVAGFAARINEQTENIGARRLHTIMERLLEDISFSAPDMAGQEISIDAAYVRDKLQDIVENLDLSRYIL; encoded by the coding sequence ATGGAACAGCTCATCCCCGCCCGCATCGTCGAAGAACTCGACCGCTATGTCATCGGCCAGGCGGAGGCGAAGCGCGCCGTCGCCATCGCGCTGCGCAACCGCTGGCGGCGCCAGCAGCTCCCCCCCGAGATCGGGGAGGACATCGCCCCCAAGAACATCATCATGATCGGCCCGACCGGTGTGGGGAAAACGGAGATCGCCCGCCGCCTCGCCCGCCTGGCCAAGAGCCCCTTCATCAAGGTGGAGGCGAGCAAGTTCACCGAGGTGGGCTACGTGGGCAGGGACGTGGAGAGCATCATCCGCGATCTCGTCGAGCTGGCCCGGAACATGGTCCGCGAGGAGATGCGCGAGGTCAACCGGGTGCGCGCGGAGAATCTGGCCGAGGAGCGCCTGCTGGACCTCCTCCTGCCCCGCCCCCCGGGCTTCGCCGCCATCGACGAGCGGGGCCAGCCGCGCGATCCCCTGGGCGAGGAAAGCTACAAGCGGACCCGGGAGAAGTTCCGCTCCCTCCTGGAGGAGGGCAGGCTGGACGACCGCGAGGTCGAGATGCAAGTGAGCGACAAGGGGCCGGAGATCCAGTTCCTGGGCGGGCCTGACCTCGAGCAGATGGGGCTGAACATCAAGGAGATCATGGGCGGCCTCTTTCCTCCGCGGAACCGCACCCGCCGCATGCGGGTGCCGGAGGCCTTCAAGCTCCTCTGCCAGGAGGAGGCCGACAAGCTCATCGATCCGGACAAGGCGAACTCCGAGGCCATTCACCGCACCGAGCAGTCGGGCATCGTGTTCCTCGACGAGATCGACAAGATCGCCACCAGCGGGGGCGGCCGCCACGGCCCCGACGTCTCACGGGAGGGGGTGCAGCGCGACCTCCTGCCCATCGTCGAGGGCTCGACCGTCCAGACAAAGCACGGGCCGGTCAAGACGGACCACATCCTCTTCATCGCGGCGGGCGCCTTCCACATGGCCAAGCCCTCGGACCTCCTGCCCGAGCTCCAGGGGCGCTTCCCCATCCGGGTGGAGCTCAAGCCCCTGGGCCGGGAGGACTTCGTGCGCATCCTCAAGGAGCCGGAGAACGCCCTCGTGCGGCAGTACCCGGCTCTCCTGGCCACCGAGGGCGTGAAGATCTCCTTCACCGACGACGCCATCCAGGAGGTGGCGGGCTTCGCCGCCCGGATCAACGAGCAGACGGAGAACATCGGCGCGCGCCGGCTCCACACCATCATGGAGCGCCTGCTGGAGGACATCTCCTTCTCCGCCCCGGACATGGCCGGACAGGAGATCTCCATCGACGCCGCCTACGTCCGCGATAAGCTCCAGGACATCGTCGAAAACCTCGACTTGAGCCGCTACATCCTCTGA
- the hslV gene encoding ATP-dependent protease subunit HslV, protein MTEPNARIRSTTILAVRYRGQTAMGGDGQVTMGQTAVKLGAVKIRRLSGGKVLAGFAGSASDAIALFERFEGKLEEYRGNLARAAVEMGKDWRTDRVLRRLEALLAVANQETSLILSGTGDIIEPDDGILGIGSGGPIATAAARGILSLEPELAAADVVRRALDITADICIYTNHKITIESL, encoded by the coding sequence ATGACCGAACCCAATGCCAGGATCCGCTCCACCACCATCCTCGCCGTCCGCTACCGCGGCCAGACGGCCATGGGCGGGGACGGCCAGGTCACGATGGGCCAGACGGCCGTCAAGCTCGGCGCGGTCAAGATCCGCCGCCTGAGCGGGGGGAAGGTCCTCGCCGGCTTCGCGGGCTCCGCCTCGGACGCCATCGCCCTCTTCGAGCGCTTCGAGGGAAAGCTCGAGGAGTACCGCGGCAACCTCGCCCGGGCCGCCGTCGAGATGGGAAAAGACTGGCGCACGGACCGGGTGCTCCGGCGGCTGGAGGCCCTGCTCGCCGTCGCGAACCAGGAAACCTCCCTCATCCTCTCGGGCACCGGGGACATCATCGAGCCCGACGACGGAATCCTGGGCATCGGAAGCGGCGGTCCCATCGCCACGGCGGCGGCACGCGGGATCCTCAGCCTGGAGCCTGAACTGGCCGCCGCCGACGTCGTCCGCCGCGCCTTGGACATCACGGCGGATATCTGCATCTACACCAACCACAAGATCACGATCGAAAGCCTCTGA
- a CDS encoding tyrosine recombinase XerC, with amino-acid sequence MDRADDAPGRLTGGLAGARRRFEAHLREERNASEHTLRAYASDLADFDRFLREWAGGPVTPEEVNALAVRAYLGHMHRRRVDASTVNRHLSSLRTFFRFLRREGLAAENPAEGIPSPKQSRKLPAFLPVDDADRLLKLPDPATPEGRRDLAMLEILYGSGLRVGELAALNNEDVDTKERLLRVRGKGRKERIVPMTKKAAQAVERFRPERPPLPAGEAECGASPFFRSARGGRLTTDRARDILRGYELKGGFGYHFTPHALRHSAATHLLEDGADLRSIQELLGHASLSTTQRYTQVNFDHLRAVYDAAHPRAKERGAPGRKREKRQ; translated from the coding sequence ATGGATCGAGCGGATGATGCCCCAGGTCGCCTGACCGGCGGCCTGGCCGGAGCCCGCCGCCGCTTCGAGGCTCACCTCCGCGAGGAGCGCAACGCCTCGGAGCACACGCTGCGGGCCTATGCCTCGGATCTGGCCGACTTCGACCGCTTCCTGCGGGAATGGGCGGGAGGGCCGGTTACCCCCGAGGAAGTGAACGCCCTGGCGGTGCGGGCCTACCTGGGCCACATGCACCGGCGCCGGGTGGACGCCTCCACGGTCAACCGCCACCTGTCGAGCCTGCGGACCTTCTTCCGCTTCCTCCGGCGCGAGGGGCTCGCGGCGGAGAACCCGGCCGAGGGAATCCCTTCCCCGAAGCAGTCCCGCAAGCTGCCGGCCTTCCTCCCGGTGGACGACGCCGACCGGCTCCTGAAGCTGCCCGACCCCGCCACCCCCGAGGGGCGGCGGGACCTGGCCATGCTGGAGATCCTTTACGGCTCCGGTCTCCGGGTGGGGGAGCTGGCGGCCCTGAACAATGAGGACGTGGACACGAAGGAGCGCCTCCTCCGGGTGCGCGGCAAGGGCCGGAAGGAGCGCATCGTCCCCATGACGAAGAAGGCGGCCCAGGCCGTCGAGCGCTTCCGGCCGGAGCGCCCTCCCCTGCCGGCCGGGGAAGCCGAGTGCGGGGCGTCGCCCTTCTTCCGCAGCGCGCGCGGCGGGCGGCTCACGACGGACCGGGCCCGAGACATCCTGCGGGGCTATGAACTCAAGGGTGGGTTCGGCTATCATTTCACTCCGCACGCGCTGCGCCACAGCGCGGCGACCCATCTCCTGGAGGACGGGGCGGACCTGCGGTCCATCCAGGAGCTGCTGGGCCACGCGAGCCTTTCCACCACCCAGCGCTACACCCAGGTGAATTTCGATCATCTCCGGGCCGTGTACGACGCCGCGCACCCCCGGGCCAAGGAGCGCGGCGCTCCAGGAAGGAAACGGGAAAAACGCCAATGA
- the trmFO gene encoding methylenetetrahydrofolate--tRNA-(uracil(54)-C(5))-methyltransferase (FADH(2)-oxidizing) TrmFO, producing the protein MSARLRVIGGGLAGSEAAWQAAKRGIEVDLYEMRPLVPTAAHQSDGLAELVCSNSLRSNSLENASGLLKEEMRRLDSLILQAADATRVPAGTALAVDRAQFSKKVTEAIQGEPRIRVHREEVTSLDGEAPTILATGPLTSPALAAEVARLTQGKYLYFYDAISPILYGESIDMSVAFQASRYGKDMAEESEGDYLNIGLSEADYNRFIDAVVGGEKIPLRDFEKAVYFEGCLPIEEMASRGRDTLAFGPMKPVGLEHPETGQTYHAVVQLRREDLTGEFFSMVGFQTRLRYPEQKRIFSQLPGLGNARFLRFGSLHRNTYINAPKLMRVTLQLKRHPHLFVAGQITGVEGYLESSAIGLLAGLNAAALLRGEPIVPPPPTTALGALNHYIVEADPKNFQPMNVNFGLFPPLEKRVPRKERKRHVIERALRDLKPWIERMMPQVA; encoded by the coding sequence TTGAGCGCGCGGCTGCGCGTCATCGGCGGCGGCCTCGCGGGGAGCGAGGCGGCCTGGCAGGCGGCGAAGCGGGGCATCGAGGTGGATCTCTACGAGATGCGCCCCCTGGTCCCGACCGCCGCCCATCAATCGGACGGCCTGGCGGAACTCGTCTGCTCCAATTCGCTGCGCTCCAACTCGCTGGAGAACGCCTCGGGGCTGCTGAAGGAGGAGATGCGGCGGCTCGACTCCCTCATCCTCCAGGCCGCGGACGCCACCCGGGTCCCGGCGGGCACCGCCCTGGCCGTGGACCGCGCCCAGTTCAGCAAGAAGGTGACCGAGGCGATCCAGGGAGAGCCCCGCATCCGCGTACACCGGGAGGAAGTGACCTCCCTCGATGGGGAGGCGCCGACCATCCTCGCCACCGGCCCCCTCACCAGCCCTGCGCTCGCGGCAGAGGTGGCGCGGCTGACCCAGGGAAAGTACCTCTACTTCTACGACGCCATCTCCCCTATTCTCTACGGCGAGAGCATCGACATGTCGGTGGCCTTCCAGGCCTCCCGCTACGGAAAGGACATGGCGGAGGAGAGCGAGGGGGATTACCTGAACATCGGCCTGAGCGAGGCGGACTACAACCGCTTCATCGACGCCGTCGTCGGAGGCGAGAAGATTCCGCTGAGGGACTTCGAGAAGGCCGTCTACTTCGAGGGCTGCCTGCCCATCGAGGAGATGGCGAGCCGGGGGCGCGACACCCTGGCCTTCGGACCGATGAAGCCGGTGGGGCTGGAGCATCCTGAGACGGGGCAGACCTACCACGCCGTGGTCCAGCTCCGGCGCGAGGACCTGACCGGGGAGTTCTTCTCCATGGTGGGGTTCCAGACCCGCCTCCGCTACCCGGAGCAGAAGCGCATCTTCTCCCAGCTCCCGGGGCTCGGGAACGCGCGCTTCCTCCGCTTCGGAAGCCTGCACCGAAACACCTACATCAACGCCCCCAAGCTCATGCGGGTCACCCTCCAGCTCAAGCGCCACCCTCACTTGTTCGTGGCGGGCCAGATCACCGGGGTCGAGGGCTATCTCGAATCCTCCGCCATCGGCCTCCTCGCGGGCCTGAACGCGGCGGCGCTCCTGCGGGGGGAGCCCATCGTCCCGCCTCCCCCCACCACGGCCCTGGGGGCGCTCAACCACTACATCGTGGAGGCGGACCCCAAGAACTTCCAGCCGATGAACGTCAACTTCGGACTCTTCCCGCCCCTGGAGAAGCGGGTCCCGCGCAAGGAGCGCAAGCGGCACGTCATCGAGCGCGCCTTGAGGGACCTCAAGCCATGGATCGAGCGGATGATGCCCCAGGTCGCCTGA